A genomic segment from Bradyrhizobium sp. ISRA430 encodes:
- a CDS encoding CMD domain protein: protein MSTTDIIDTLAGIEPGSSLDAIRARRAQARENAQKSYLALFKPIDASDFSIAERAAVALFVIGLHGEPNVTAFYRAKLAATDGAGLVEAIEAEVAHGKTSGPYGAFPAGPLSIENKAGLIYRVSADRKPVLGARLAAALEHAHLLVFRPRDAASADMKALLGAGWSNTGIVTLSQLVAFLSFQVRVVSGLRTLAAASA from the coding sequence ATGAGCACGACGGATATCATCGACACGCTCGCCGGGATCGAGCCCGGATCGAGCCTGGACGCGATCCGCGCCCGGCGGGCGCAGGCGCGCGAGAACGCGCAGAAGAGCTACCTCGCTCTGTTCAAGCCGATTGACGCCAGCGATTTCTCCATCGCGGAGCGCGCGGCGGTCGCGCTCTTCGTGATCGGCCTCCACGGTGAGCCCAATGTGACCGCCTTCTATCGCGCAAAGCTTGCGGCAACCGACGGAGCGGGCCTTGTCGAAGCGATCGAGGCGGAAGTCGCCCACGGCAAGACCTCGGGGCCGTATGGCGCCTTTCCGGCCGGCCCGCTGTCGATCGAGAACAAGGCCGGCTTGATCTACCGTGTGAGCGCGGATCGCAAGCCGGTCCTCGGCGCCCGGCTCGCCGCGGCGCTCGAACATGCGCATCTCCTGGTGTTCCGGCCGCGCGATGCCGCGTCTGCCGACATGAAGGCGCTGCTCGGCGCCGGCTGGTCGAACACCGGCATCGTTACTTTGTCCCAACTCGTCGCGTTCCTGTCGTTTCAGGTGCGCGTCGTAAGCGGCCTGCGCACGCTTGCCGCGGCGAGCGCGTAG
- a CDS encoding putative FMN-dependent luciferase-like monooxygenase — translation MKRFANLKRLGFFTRLLDEAPPAERYRFAAEQIVHAEKAGLDSAWIAQHHFHEREGGLPSPFTLLGYVTAQTSRIRLGTGIVTLPLENAVRVAEDAAVLDLLCNGRFELGVGTGGNPSAFAAFGLDSAQRNEIFARNLEVVRSALAGKPLTGGDTLYPQRPQLCDRVWQATFSVTGGARAGKAGDGLLLSRTQPRTKEAPKATLAEIQNPIIDAYLEALPPGCEPRIMASRSVFVAEDRREAMRLADIGLRRALPQFMKGGHAAPGETLEEMITAFDTHVGAADDVVASLRADATLERVTDLVFQAHSVDPPHPYILRSIELVADKVAPALGWTRTAAADVALAG, via the coding sequence ATGAAACGCTTTGCAAACCTGAAACGACTGGGGTTCTTCACGCGCCTTCTCGATGAGGCACCGCCGGCCGAGCGATACCGCTTCGCGGCGGAGCAGATCGTGCACGCGGAAAAGGCAGGCCTCGATTCCGCGTGGATCGCGCAGCATCATTTTCACGAGCGCGAGGGCGGATTGCCGTCGCCCTTCACCTTGCTCGGCTACGTCACCGCCCAGACCTCGCGCATTCGCCTCGGCACCGGCATCGTCACCTTGCCGCTGGAGAATGCCGTGAGGGTGGCGGAGGACGCCGCGGTTCTTGATCTTCTTTGCAATGGCCGGTTCGAGCTCGGCGTCGGCACCGGCGGCAACCCGTCGGCCTTTGCCGCCTTCGGCCTCGACAGCGCCCAGCGCAACGAGATTTTCGCCCGCAATCTCGAGGTCGTCCGAAGCGCGCTGGCCGGCAAGCCACTCACCGGCGGCGATACGCTCTATCCGCAGCGGCCGCAACTGTGCGACCGGGTCTGGCAGGCGACATTCTCGGTGACGGGTGGCGCGCGCGCGGGCAAGGCTGGCGATGGCCTGTTGCTGTCGCGGACCCAGCCCCGCACCAAGGAGGCGCCGAAGGCCACGCTCGCCGAGATCCAAAATCCGATCATCGATGCTTATCTTGAGGCGCTGCCGCCAGGATGCGAGCCGCGGATCATGGCATCGCGCAGCGTCTTCGTCGCAGAGGACCGTCGCGAAGCGATGCGCCTCGCCGATATCGGGCTGCGGCGCGCGCTCCCGCAGTTCATGAAGGGCGGTCACGCCGCGCCAGGCGAGACGCTGGAGGAGATGATTACGGCGTTCGACACCCATGTGGGCGCGGCCGACGACGTCGTCGCCTCGCTCCGAGCCGACGCCACGCTGGAGCGGGTGACCGACCTCGTCTTCCAGGCGCATTCGGTCGATCCACCGCACCCCTATATCCTCCGATCGATCGAGCTGGTCGCGGACAAGGTTGCACCGGCGCTGGGCTGGACCCGAACGGCTGCGGCCGACGTCGCGTTGGCAGGCTAG
- a CDS encoding MetQ/NlpA family ABC transporter substrate-binding protein, which yields METKMSFRLPLILSTLLAVWSAGAMAETIKIGVTPGPHAQILEAVKPIAAKNGLDIQLIEFSDYVVPNAALDAGDIQANSFQNQPYLDNQKADRGYKIDSVGLTVNFPIGVYSKKHKNWADIPDGGKISIPNDPTNGGRVLLLLRDKGVIKLKDGVGFKPSVLDIAENPKKLKFVEVDAAQAPRALDDVDAAAINTNYATQAGLDPVKDPILREDPKGPYVNLIAVRTADKDKPWVKILVDSYHTPEVKEFVLTKFKGAVLPSW from the coding sequence ATGGAGACCAAGATGTCGTTTCGCCTCCCCCTGATCCTTTCAACCTTGCTCGCCGTCTGGTCCGCGGGTGCCATGGCCGAGACCATCAAGATCGGCGTGACGCCGGGGCCGCACGCGCAGATCCTCGAAGCGGTGAAGCCGATCGCGGCGAAGAACGGGCTCGATATCCAGCTCATCGAGTTCTCCGACTATGTCGTGCCGAACGCCGCGCTCGATGCCGGCGACATCCAGGCCAATTCCTTCCAGAACCAACCTTATCTCGACAATCAGAAGGCCGACCGTGGCTATAAGATCGACTCGGTCGGGCTCACCGTGAATTTCCCGATCGGGGTCTATTCGAAGAAGCACAAGAACTGGGCCGACATTCCCGACGGCGGCAAGATTTCGATCCCGAATGATCCGACCAATGGCGGGCGCGTGCTGCTGCTCCTGCGCGACAAGGGCGTCATCAAGCTGAAGGACGGCGTCGGCTTCAAGCCGTCGGTACTGGACATCGCCGAAAACCCCAAGAAGCTGAAGTTCGTCGAGGTCGACGCGGCGCAGGCGCCCCGCGCGCTCGACGATGTTGATGCCGCCGCGATCAACACCAACTACGCGACCCAGGCTGGCCTCGATCCCGTCAAGGATCCGATCCTGCGCGAAGATCCGAAGGGCCCCTACGTCAACCTGATCGCGGTCCGCACCGCCGACAAGGACAAGCCCTGGGTCAAGATCCTCGTGGACAGCTATCACACGCCGGAGGTCAAGGAGTTTGTCCTGACCAAGTTCAAGGGCGCGGTGCTGCCGAGCTGGTAG
- a CDS encoding MATE family efflux transporter, translating to MSVEDAAAPALSAAQSPVRATAPLREAPPAQSASARRRAALLAAPILPTLIKLALPTVAVLVAQTAVNIAEAYYVGFLGTDALAGAALVFPIFMLMTMMSNGGFGSGVASSVARAVGAGRRDDADAALFHAVVLAVVAGALFTFGAIVGGPRLYSLLGGQDGALAAAITYSDYLFAGAIPVWIVNLQAAALRGSGNVKVPALVTLIGAIVTIPVSPVLIFGFGPFPRLGIGGAGVAFGLYYGAAMLVLLRYMASGQSGLTLRIVRLRAAIFADMLKVGIPTALNAVLTNLTVILVTGAVGLFGTSALAGYGISSRLDYIMIPLLFGISTATLTMVGVNMGAGQTARARKIGWISGVLGMIMTGTIGITVAIFPTGWLHLFSHEAEVVRAGTVYLRIVAPAYAALGFGFVASFAAQGTGRAMGPLASSVARILIAAGGGWIAVASFGAGMAGVAGMVTVSLLTYAVICALIMLSPSTWRPE from the coding sequence ATGTCAGTCGAGGACGCCGCGGCGCCGGCTTTGTCAGCAGCGCAAAGCCCGGTCCGGGCCACGGCGCCGCTTCGCGAGGCGCCGCCCGCCCAGAGCGCGAGCGCGCGGAGGCGGGCCGCGCTGCTGGCCGCGCCGATCCTGCCCACCCTGATCAAGCTCGCGCTGCCGACCGTGGCCGTTCTGGTGGCGCAGACGGCGGTCAACATCGCCGAGGCCTACTATGTCGGCTTCCTCGGCACGGACGCACTGGCAGGCGCCGCGCTGGTGTTCCCGATCTTCATGCTGATGACCATGATGTCGAACGGCGGGTTCGGCAGCGGCGTGGCGTCCTCGGTGGCACGTGCGGTCGGTGCCGGCCGCCGCGATGACGCCGATGCGGCGCTGTTTCATGCCGTGGTGCTTGCTGTCGTCGCGGGCGCGCTCTTCACGTTCGGCGCGATCGTCGGCGGTCCGCGTCTGTATAGCCTACTCGGCGGCCAGGACGGGGCGCTCGCTGCCGCCATCACCTATTCCGACTATCTCTTTGCCGGTGCCATTCCAGTCTGGATCGTCAATCTCCAGGCGGCGGCGCTGCGCGGCTCCGGCAACGTGAAGGTGCCCGCGCTGGTCACTTTGATCGGCGCGATCGTGACCATCCCGGTCTCGCCGGTGCTGATCTTCGGCTTCGGTCCGTTTCCGCGGCTCGGCATCGGCGGCGCCGGCGTCGCTTTCGGCCTCTATTACGGGGCGGCGATGCTGGTCCTGCTGCGCTACATGGCCTCCGGGCAATCGGGTCTCACCTTGCGCATCGTGCGCCTGCGGGCCGCGATCTTCGCCGACATGCTGAAGGTCGGTATTCCCACCGCGCTCAACGCGGTGCTGACCAATCTGACCGTCATCCTCGTCACCGGCGCGGTCGGCCTGTTCGGGACCTCCGCGCTCGCGGGCTACGGCATCTCCTCGAGGCTCGACTACATCATGATCCCGCTCCTGTTCGGCATCAGCACCGCGACCTTGACCATGGTCGGCGTCAACATGGGTGCAGGGCAGACGGCGCGGGCGCGAAAGATCGGCTGGATCAGCGGTGTCCTCGGCATGATCATGACCGGCACGATCGGCATCACGGTTGCGATCTTTCCAACGGGCTGGCTGCATCTCTTCAGCCATGAAGCCGAGGTGGTGCGCGCGGGCACGGTCTATCTGCGCATCGTAGCCCCGGCCTATGCCGCACTCGGCTTCGGCTTCGTCGCGTCCTTCGCTGCCCAGGGCACCGGCCGCGCGATGGGCCCGCTCGCCTCATCCGTCGCGCGGATCCTGATCGCGGCCGGCGGAGGCTGGATCGCCGTCGCCAGCTTTGGCGCGGGAATGGCGGGGGTTGCCGGCATGGTTACCGTTTCGCTCCTAACCTATGCCGTGATCTGCGCCCTGATCATGCTGTCGCCATCGACCTGGCGTCCCGAGTGA
- a CDS encoding TetR family transcriptional regulator: MARYDKGQRDATRRHILDVASAQFRESGIAAVGLAGIMSEAGLTNGAFYTHFASKEELVREVLLDALSRSEQRHEDNLENGIALETTIRDYLSPHHRDRAGTGCPTAALVAEVARHPKATRDAFTRKFSDIIALMAAQIRQGSPDERRRRVIAIYATMVGALQLSRAINDRQLSEEILKDAAEAAVNLAGPKRATGTD, from the coding sequence TTGGCGCGCTACGACAAGGGACAGAGGGATGCGACACGCCGGCATATTCTCGACGTCGCCTCCGCGCAGTTTCGCGAGAGCGGCATCGCCGCAGTCGGCCTTGCCGGGATCATGTCGGAGGCGGGCCTCACCAACGGCGCCTTCTACACCCACTTCGCCTCCAAGGAAGAGCTGGTGCGCGAGGTGCTGCTCGACGCGCTGTCCCGGAGTGAGCAACGGCACGAGGACAATCTCGAGAACGGTATCGCGCTCGAGACGACGATCCGCGACTATCTCTCCCCGCATCATCGCGACCGCGCCGGCACCGGCTGCCCGACCGCCGCCCTCGTTGCCGAGGTCGCGCGGCATCCGAAGGCGACCCGCGACGCCTTCACCCGGAAATTTTCGGACATCATCGCGCTGATGGCGGCGCAAATCCGGCAGGGTTCGCCGGACGAGCGGCGGCGCAGGGTGATCGCGATCTACGCCACCATGGTCGGCGCTCTGCAATTGTCGCGCGCGATCAACGACAGGCAGTTGTCGGAGGAGATCCTGAAAGATGCAGCGGAGGCGGCGGTCAATCTCGCAGGCCCGAAGAGGGCTACAGGAACCGATTGA
- a CDS encoding adenylate/guanylate cyclase domain-containing protein, whose product MQQIAEWLENLGLGQYAQRFAQNGIDIGVLPELRDEDFDKLGVLLGHRRKMLRAIAELDPAALIPSQAPLHGAERRHLTVMFCDLVGSTALSARLDPEDMWEVIRAYRAACANVVAAYDGMVARFVGDGILIYFGYPRAHEDDAERAVRAGLDVIAAVRQLKTREQVEMRIAIATGLVVVGDLVSGTASEEQATVGDALNLAARLQGLAEPGAVVVAASTRRLLGDLFAFRNLGRREVKGISEPIAAWAVEGASASESRFEAVRAARSIGFVGRKEEIEFALSRQRLAWQGQGQMMLICGEAGIGKSRMVATLAESPTLGPHRRVRYQCSPYHTNSALHPFVAQLERAADIRSHDTPAQKLDKLEAMLALGTASVAQATPLIAALLSIPTGDRYPPLGLSPAQQRRQTFAALLDQLEGLARQQPVLIICEDTHWADATTLELLDLAVDRIRGLPILVLMTSRPEFEPSWAGLANVSLLRLDRLDRQDTRALVEQVTVGRQLPREMMKQIIDKTDGIPLFVEELTKMVLESGLLVEDAGRYRLDSPLPPLAIPATLQDSLMARLDRLAPVKEVAQIGAAIGRDFSYGLLRYVAGRDDLTLSAALRQLEEAELLVCRGVPPEANYSFKHALVQEAAYESMLRSRRQVLHKQIGDVLRDKFPVVAATEPEILAHHFSEAGLSEVALEWWRKAGQEALKRSAYSEAIAHLRKAIAIADELPDEPGRMMSRLHLQIAYGRALRGSLGHSAPETVAAWTRARQLAADINDPVELAPIHSGLFNACLTHGEIAPMRELANAVMSAAERRPESPVAAVVAHWTSGVTCWFGGDYLNARTHLEQALAIYDAEPDPATFRMSALDLPFVIMRFLALVLWPLGKIDRARRLAAEAVSAQGEKRALSQANALVHRAVFDGLCGGMLQQTETILALGLARDHTMPLYVAAGTYLNGLAKWRADDRMAGLTDMRLGLTALHENDCYLCEPFWVMHVAVAGAEAGQLQAGLDMLSELIGWTERSGQRWLDAELHRVRGELLLRHEPPDLSGAEDAFNRALEIARHQQTRTFELRSALGLTRMRNTKGRAALEVLAGIIAEFDAERSLPEIEQAQMLLRSGGSQFARG is encoded by the coding sequence ATGCAGCAGATTGCGGAGTGGCTCGAGAACCTGGGGCTTGGGCAATACGCACAGCGCTTTGCTCAGAATGGGATCGACATAGGCGTCCTTCCCGAATTGAGGGACGAGGATTTCGACAAGCTCGGAGTTCTGCTTGGCCATCGTCGCAAAATGCTGCGCGCCATCGCCGAACTCGACCCGGCCGCATTGATCCCGTCGCAGGCCCCTCTGCACGGCGCTGAGCGCCGCCATCTCACCGTCATGTTTTGCGATCTGGTCGGCTCGACTGCGCTCTCCGCGCGCCTTGATCCCGAGGACATGTGGGAAGTGATCCGGGCCTATCGCGCCGCCTGCGCCAACGTCGTCGCCGCCTATGACGGCATGGTCGCCCGGTTCGTGGGCGATGGAATACTGATCTATTTCGGCTATCCCCGCGCTCACGAGGATGATGCGGAGCGCGCAGTACGCGCGGGACTCGACGTCATAGCCGCTGTCAGGCAGCTCAAGACACGCGAGCAGGTCGAAATGCGGATTGCGATTGCGACCGGACTTGTGGTGGTCGGTGATCTCGTCAGCGGAACTGCGTCGGAGGAGCAGGCGACGGTCGGTGATGCGTTGAACCTCGCCGCCCGGCTCCAGGGGCTGGCCGAGCCTGGCGCGGTCGTCGTTGCCGCGTCGACGCGGCGGCTGCTCGGTGATCTCTTCGCGTTTCGCAATCTCGGCCGCCGCGAGGTCAAGGGCATCTCCGAGCCCATCGCGGCCTGGGCGGTCGAAGGTGCGTCCGCGTCGGAGAGCCGCTTCGAGGCGGTCCGCGCGGCGCGCTCGATCGGCTTTGTCGGTCGCAAGGAGGAGATCGAGTTCGCGCTCTCGCGCCAGCGCCTGGCGTGGCAGGGGCAAGGCCAGATGATGCTGATCTGCGGCGAAGCAGGCATCGGCAAATCGCGCATGGTTGCAACGCTCGCGGAAAGCCCCACTTTGGGTCCGCACCGCCGGGTGCGGTATCAATGCTCGCCCTACCACACCAACAGCGCGCTTCATCCCTTCGTCGCGCAGCTCGAGCGCGCCGCCGACATCCGGTCGCACGACACGCCTGCGCAGAAACTCGACAAGCTTGAGGCAATGCTGGCACTTGGAACAGCGTCGGTGGCTCAAGCGACGCCGCTCATCGCGGCGCTCCTTTCGATTCCCACCGGCGACCGTTATCCGCCGCTCGGCCTGAGCCCGGCGCAGCAGCGGCGACAGACGTTCGCCGCCCTTCTCGATCAGCTCGAGGGGCTGGCACGGCAGCAGCCTGTGCTGATTATCTGCGAGGACACGCATTGGGCCGATGCCACGACGCTCGAACTGCTGGATCTCGCGGTCGACCGGATCAGGGGTCTGCCGATACTCGTCCTCATGACGTCGCGGCCCGAGTTCGAACCGTCCTGGGCGGGGCTCGCCAATGTCAGCCTGTTGCGGCTCGACCGGCTTGACCGGCAGGATACGCGCGCTCTGGTCGAGCAGGTGACCGTCGGCCGCCAGCTTCCGCGCGAGATGATGAAGCAGATCATCGACAAGACCGACGGAATCCCGCTCTTCGTCGAGGAATTGACCAAGATGGTGCTGGAGTCCGGACTGCTCGTCGAAGACGCCGGGCGCTATCGCCTCGATAGTCCGCTTCCGCCGCTCGCCATTCCCGCGACGCTGCAGGACTCCCTCATGGCACGGCTCGACAGGCTGGCTCCAGTCAAGGAGGTGGCGCAGATCGGCGCCGCGATCGGCCGCGACTTCTCTTACGGATTGCTGAGGTATGTGGCGGGGCGCGATGACTTGACGCTGAGCGCCGCACTACGGCAGCTCGAAGAGGCGGAATTGCTGGTGTGCCGCGGCGTCCCGCCGGAAGCGAACTATAGCTTCAAGCATGCACTCGTTCAGGAAGCGGCTTACGAGAGTATGCTCAGGAGCAGACGGCAGGTGCTCCACAAGCAGATTGGCGACGTTCTGCGTGACAAGTTTCCAGTCGTCGCCGCGACTGAGCCGGAGATACTTGCACACCACTTCAGTGAGGCGGGACTGAGCGAGGTCGCCCTCGAATGGTGGCGCAAGGCGGGCCAAGAGGCGCTGAAGCGCTCGGCCTATTCCGAAGCGATTGCGCATCTTCGCAAAGCGATTGCCATCGCCGATGAGCTGCCCGATGAGCCCGGCCGCATGATGAGCAGGCTCCACCTTCAGATCGCATATGGCCGTGCATTGCGGGGCAGCCTCGGGCACAGCGCGCCCGAAACGGTGGCCGCATGGACGCGCGCCCGCCAGCTCGCGGCCGACATCAATGATCCGGTCGAACTTGCGCCGATCCATTCGGGCCTCTTCAATGCCTGCCTGACGCATGGCGAGATCGCTCCGATGCGGGAGCTGGCGAATGCCGTCATGAGTGCCGCCGAGCGACGGCCGGAATCGCCGGTGGCCGCCGTTGTCGCGCATTGGACGAGTGGGGTGACCTGCTGGTTCGGGGGCGATTACTTGAACGCGAGAACGCATCTCGAGCAGGCACTTGCGATCTATGATGCCGAGCCGGATCCCGCGACGTTCAGGATGTCGGCGCTGGATCTTCCGTTCGTCATCATGAGATTCCTTGCGCTCGTGCTATGGCCGCTTGGAAAGATAGACCGCGCGCGCCGGCTCGCCGCAGAAGCGGTGAGTGCGCAAGGAGAGAAGCGGGCGCTTTCCCAGGCCAATGCGCTCGTTCACAGGGCCGTTTTCGACGGACTATGCGGGGGTATGTTGCAGCAAACAGAGACGATCCTGGCACTGGGGTTGGCTCGCGACCACACGATGCCCTTGTATGTGGCCGCCGGAACCTACCTGAACGGTCTGGCGAAGTGGCGGGCCGATGACCGAATGGCGGGGCTCACAGACATGCGCCTCGGGCTGACCGCGCTGCACGAGAATGACTGCTACCTTTGTGAGCCGTTTTGGGTCATGCATGTTGCCGTGGCAGGGGCAGAGGCGGGCCAACTCCAGGCCGGCTTGGACATGTTGAGCGAGCTGATTGGATGGACCGAGCGTTCCGGTCAGCGTTGGCTCGATGCCGAACTGCATCGCGTGCGGGGCGAACTTCTATTGCGTCACGAGCCGCCGGACCTTTCCGGTGCGGAAGATGCCTTCAACCGAGCTCTGGAAATCGCCCGACATCAACAGACGAGAACATTCGAGCTCCGCAGCGCACTTGGACTTACACGCATGCGCAATACGAAAGGCAGAGCGGCACTCGAGGTGCTCGCTGGCATCATCGCCGAATTTGATGCAGAGCGATCTCTTCCCGAAATCGAACAAGCGCAAATGTTGCTCCGGAGCGGCGGTAGCCAGTTCGCGCGGGGCTGA
- a CDS encoding molybdopterin guanine dinucleotide-containing S/N-oxide reductase, whose translation MDDAIGCPEPGLDLSDGFKPHTSHWGVFSARHGDAGLEVRHYAGDPDPNGIIDNFPGALRHQARIAQPAIRRGWLERGPGPDDRRGRDEFVSVSWEKALDLLGGELARIRDMCGPGAVFGGSYGWSSAGRFHHAQSQVHRFLNIAMGGYVRSVNTYSSGASSVLLPQILAGYEDITKRNVTWEQIAAESEIVLAFGGMALKNSMVAGGSISKHVERGAMEAARRRGCEFILVSPLRDDLPQEAGAEWMTCVPGTDTALMLGIVHTLVSEGLHDQAFLDRYTEGWPVFLRYLTGETDGQSKSAAWAEAICGVDADMIRKLARRLAGKRALITVSHSLQRAEHGEQPVWMGMVLAAALGQIGLPGGGYAYSLGAIGYYGRRVNDVPGPTLGQGRNGVADFIPVARIADMLLNPGTTYRYNGETRVYPDIRLVYWAGGNPFHHHQDINRLRKAFARVDTLVVHELAWTATARHADIVLPSTMTLEREDIGYSTNDPLMVAMHRIAEPFGLARDDYEIFADLAERLGAREPFTEGRTSRQWLEHLYEPTRASLAARGIEAPSFEEFWRRGSLVVPQQPDDGGRLRRFREDPITHALPTPSGRIEIFSQKIAGHGDADCPGHPVWLEKTDVPKPGAPCFLVANQPVTRLHSQLDFGGHSLASKHRGREVARMNPRDAEARGIADGDIIRLFNDRGACLAAVHVTDGIAPGVVQLPTGAWYDPMDPEDEAPLCVHGNPNVLTRDIGTSSLAQGCTGQLTTVDVERFTGNLPPIRAFDPV comes from the coding sequence ATGGACGACGCAATTGGCTGCCCCGAGCCCGGCCTCGACCTGTCCGACGGCTTCAAGCCGCACACCTCGCATTGGGGCGTGTTCTCGGCGCGTCATGGCGATGCCGGGCTCGAGGTTCGGCATTATGCAGGGGATCCCGATCCGAACGGCATCATCGACAATTTTCCTGGCGCGTTGCGCCACCAGGCGCGCATCGCCCAGCCGGCGATCCGTCGCGGCTGGCTCGAGCGCGGTCCCGGCCCCGATGACCGTCGCGGCCGCGACGAATTCGTCTCCGTGAGCTGGGAGAAGGCGCTCGACCTCTTAGGCGGCGAGCTGGCGCGCATCCGCGACATGTGCGGCCCCGGCGCGGTGTTCGGCGGCTCCTATGGCTGGTCGAGCGCAGGCCGCTTCCATCACGCACAGAGCCAGGTTCACCGCTTCCTCAACATTGCGATGGGCGGCTATGTGCGTTCGGTCAACACCTATTCTTCGGGCGCGTCCTCGGTGCTGCTGCCGCAGATCCTGGCGGGCTACGAAGACATCACCAAGCGCAACGTCACCTGGGAACAGATCGCGGCCGAGAGCGAAATCGTGCTGGCGTTCGGCGGCATGGCGCTGAAGAACTCCATGGTGGCCGGCGGTTCGATCAGCAAGCACGTCGAGCGCGGCGCCATGGAAGCGGCGCGCCGGCGCGGCTGCGAGTTCATCCTGGTCAGCCCGTTGCGTGACGATCTGCCTCAGGAGGCCGGTGCCGAATGGATGACGTGCGTGCCCGGCACCGACACGGCCTTGATGCTCGGCATCGTGCACACGCTTGTGAGCGAAGGCCTGCACGACCAGGCTTTCCTCGATCGCTACACCGAAGGCTGGCCGGTCTTCCTGCGCTATCTGACCGGCGAGACGGATGGGCAATCCAAGAGCGCCGCGTGGGCCGAAGCGATCTGCGGCGTCGATGCGGATATGATCCGCAAGCTGGCACGTCGCCTTGCCGGCAAAAGGGCGCTCATCACGGTCTCGCATTCGCTGCAGCGCGCCGAGCACGGCGAGCAGCCGGTGTGGATGGGCATGGTGCTGGCGGCAGCTCTCGGCCAGATCGGCCTGCCTGGCGGCGGCTACGCCTATTCGCTCGGCGCGATCGGCTATTACGGGCGCCGCGTCAACGACGTGCCGGGGCCGACACTGGGGCAGGGCCGCAATGGCGTCGCCGATTTCATTCCGGTGGCGCGCATCGCCGACATGCTGCTCAATCCCGGCACCACCTATCGCTACAACGGCGAGACGCGCGTCTATCCGGATATCCGTCTCGTCTACTGGGCCGGCGGCAATCCCTTCCACCACCACCAGGACATCAACCGCCTGCGCAAGGCCTTCGCGCGTGTCGACACGCTGGTCGTGCATGAGCTTGCCTGGACCGCCACGGCCCGGCATGCCGACATCGTCCTGCCCTCGACGATGACGCTCGAGCGCGAGGACATCGGCTATTCCACCAACGATCCCCTGATGGTCGCCATGCACCGGATCGCCGAGCCGTTTGGCCTTGCGCGCGACGACTATGAGATCTTTGCCGATCTCGCCGAGCGTCTTGGCGCACGCGAACCCTTCACCGAAGGCCGCACATCGCGGCAATGGCTGGAACATCTCTATGAGCCGACCCGCGCCTCGCTTGCCGCGCGCGGCATCGAGGCGCCGAGCTTCGAGGAGTTTTGGCGGCGCGGCAGCCTCGTCGTGCCGCAACAGCCCGATGACGGCGGCCGGCTGCGCCGCTTCCGCGAGGATCCGATCACTCATGCCCTGCCGACGCCGAGCGGACGCATCGAGATCTTTTCGCAAAAGATCGCGGGCCATGGCGATGCGGATTGTCCGGGTCATCCGGTCTGGCTCGAGAAGACCGATGTGCCGAAGCCAGGTGCGCCGTGCTTCCTCGTTGCCAATCAGCCGGTGACGCGCCTGCACAGCCAGCTCGACTTCGGCGGACATTCGCTTGCGTCCAAGCATCGCGGCCGCGAGGTCGCGCGCATGAACCCGCGCGATGCGGAAGCGCGCGGCATCGCGGATGGCGACATCATCCGCCTGTTCAACGACCGCGGCGCCTGCCTTGCCGCGGTGCATGTCACCGACGGCATCGCGCCCGGTGTCGTCCAGCTTCCGACCGGCGCCTGGTACGATCCGATGGATCCCGAGGACGAGGCGCCGCTCTGCGTTCACGGCAATCCGAACGTGCTCACCCGTGACATCGGCACATCGTCACTTGCGCAAGGCTGCACCGGCCAGCTCACGACGGTCGACGTGGAGCGCTTCACTGGCAACCTGCCGCCGATCCGCGCGTTCGATCCGGTGTAA